CTTGTAGCAAAGAAAGTCAAGAGCACAAGGGGATGCCGTAGAAAAGCATTGCCAGCCGGTAAAGGGAGGTTTTCCTGCCTCTCTGCTGAACACTGGTAGGACCACAGGTGGAGTGCTGTCTAGCTCTGGGCTTCCCAGTACTAAAGAGATGCGGATGTACGGGAGCAGGGCCAGAGAAGAACCACAAAGAGGATGAAGGGATTAAGGTATCTGTCATGAGAGGAGAAGCTCAGACATGGCACTTGTTACTGTGGAGAGGAGAAAGTGCAGGGGGATCTTATCCATGTGCATAACCTTCTTTATGGGAGGGTAAAAAGAAGATGGAGCTAGACTTTCTCCTGCGAACAGGCGAGAGGGAAGGGACACAACCTGAAATAgaagaaattacatttaaacataagaaaatacattttcttatgGATAGGGAGGTAAATCCAGGTTGCCTAAaaaggctgtggagtctccatccttgaaAATACTCAAAACACAGAAGGATATAGTCCCAAGCAATCTTCTGTAGCTGCTGTGCATTGATTCAAAGGGGTAGCTTGGAATAGAAAATCAGCAGAGGTTGCTTCCAATCTCAGCTGTTCTGTGCTTGTATGTTATATCCAGAGGAAGGTCTCAAGGGAGATGGAGAGAGCAGGGTTATTGCACATTAATGTGCAAAGAAAGCACTGTGGTGTGGATGAGGCACTTGGAATGGGAGTGTATGGCACATTTCACAGGAGGCTACTGTTTCCATGCTGTATGAAGAGAAACGTTGCCGCACAGTGGCAGACCCTTGGATTATCTCTTTGTGCTTTCTGGAGGGGTGAAATTTGTACCACGAGATGCAGAAGTTTTCAGATTTTGTCTTGTTACCTGCTAAGCCTTATTTCTGGTACTGCTCAGCAGTCTGTAAGAGAAAAAGGGTTTCAGTTCTTCAGAAAACCCATTGGAAGACTGTGACAAAAATGCCAGTAGCAACAAGGAGGTTTTCAaggcttatttattttttccttttttcatgcAAAAATTGTGGAGCATTTCAATATTATTAAAAGCAAGTATTAAAGCAAGTTACAGGTTTCATAGAgtatttctgaattttcattttttcctgcctCCTGTCTTTTCTTTTGGGAAAGGGGAAGCTTTGTACTTGCCTCTGAGTCTCATGGcccctttgcttttttcccattccttcaTTTTGACCATTGCTGTTGTTCAGGAAATGACACTGCTCACCAAGGCATATCTTTGTACTTTAAGCACTTTCCAGTTTAATAATTATAGGAAGGAAAGTTTGCAAATATAACCATTTTGAAGTCTTCTTATTGTTTAAGTGTACAGGCTTTTAAATTTAACAGAATGGATCAACTGCCTCTGGCTACAAGAGATGCAGAAAGTGATTAAACTGCTTATGGCAAGCCTTGAGATGTTGAAATTTTGCATCTCTTGGAACAGTTTAGACCACTGCTTTAATtcctaaagaaaaagaattagagAGTACTTGGTGAAATAGCTGTCTTTACCACTGAAAAACAAATGCATCTGTGTCACAAACATCCTGATGATATTCAAATAATGTGGATGTCAGACAAGTAACACCAGCCTCTTTCCTCTACAGATCTGCTTTTATCATGCCACACTATATATTAATATggaaatagaatcatagaatcatggaatgtcctgagttggaagggatccaacaggaTCATTGGAGTCCAACTTCTGGTCCTGCACATGACAGCCCCGAATCACACCATGTACCCGAAatcattgtccaaacacttcttgaactctgtcaggctggtgctatgaccacttccctggaaagcctgttccagtgcccaaacacgcTCTCTGTGAAGAACCTTTGCCTAGCATCTAGCCTAAGCCTACCCTGATACAAATTCCTGatattccctcaggtcctgttaCTAGCCACCAGAGAGGAGATGAGTTCCTGGTCCTTTgcttccccatgtgaggaagcCGTAGACTGCAATGAGATCTCCCCTCAAtctcttcttctccaggctgaacaaaccaagatctcagctgctccttgtatTTCTTCCCTTTAGCATCCTCACAGCCCTCCTCTGGATGCTCCCCAATAGGCTattgtcttttttatattgtgggacccaaaactgcccccagcactcgaggagaggccaccccagtgcagagcagagtgggacaatcccctcccttgcctggctggcgatgctgtgcctgatgcccctcAGGACACGGctgcccctcctggctgccacgGCACTGCTGATTCATGTTCAGCTTGTCATCAACCAGGACCTCCAGGTCCCTTCCTGTGGGGCTTCTCTGTAGTGTCTTGTTCCCCAGTTTATACATATATCCAGGGTTTCCCTGTCCCTTATAATTGGAATAGCTGATATTAACAACAGAACTCTCAAAACTCAGTGGGGAAATGCTTGGCCTAAGAGTTGTCCATCTACTTATTCTTTCTTAAGCCCTTGGAGCCATATGATTTTTCAGATGATTTCATCATCTTAAATGGCAGAGTTGCTGGAATAATTTTTGCTTGAAATATTTATCTGACTAATCGTCAGTTCATCTTTAATGCCCACTGGAActgtattgaaaaaaaatgtaagaacAAGTTAATATTCCATTGGGCTATTTCTTGGTAATCTGTACTACAGAGAGGAATCAAACTCTAGATATGTGCATTCATTTATTTCATAAATGTGTAGGAAACTTCATATCTACATACTTTATTCATTCTAAAAACAGGAGGATTTGGTACTAAATCCCATTTTGCTCACAACAGTTACCAatgtaataatatttttaagcatttctCATCCAGAAAATTAGGAAAATTCACATAATTTCATGACAAgcatttgtaactttcttttattattttaagaaaaaaatcaattatatGCATCAAAATAAGTAATATGTGATTAGAATGAAAACAGGTCATAATATTGTGCCAAAGATCCATATTTGGAGATGCTAGtggacacagaggaaaaaaagagaatattaGGATTCTCATGTATTTCTTGAAAACAGGAGATGTATTCTTGACTATCATGGGAATAGAGAAGCCCAGCTACATTCATGGAATAATAATGTATTTGAGTTTTTAACATCTGAGAGCTTTCCAGGAACAAATTGAAATTTACTTGCTAAGCAAGATCAACAGTGacaggaattattttaaaagttgtgTTTCTTCACAAAACTCACATGGAGATCAAATTCTTTAACACCATTTACAGGCTTTTTCACAGAAATCAAAATGCTCTCAAATTTAGACTTCCAATGTTTTAAACAAGAATTCAGACAACTCTTTTGCCTGGCAGTTCTGAGTCTTGGATCATCTGGATCATCCAGATATCCGTGTTTCAGGTTTTGAATCTATACTCTGGGACAAGGCACAACTGCACCTAGACAAAGTTAGATGTCCTTGCACATTCTGCAGTAGAAGGGAAACTCTCCATGACTTTGGAAAGAAATCCAGTAAGGTGAGAGGACAGCTCTGGTGATAGTGGATATGTGCACCATTTCTCaaaagttaatttaaaaaaataaatttatgtgGGCACCCTGCATAGCAGAATCTTGTCCACAAGCATCTCCTCCAGACTGGGGATCTCAAAGCCGGTGTTTCAGGAGCAACATGGGTTTGTCAGCAGGATAGAACCAGGGAGTGGGTTGAGCATAACCCATGGCTTTCCATGTAATGGAATACCAAAGACTTGGAGGCATGTCTGCAACTAGTTCTTCAAGTGAAACCCATTCATTTGACCCCTTCCTGGCTTGTGAGTGCCTCTATTCTCTGTGGGCTCAGTCTTTGCTGAGCTCAATCAACACTGAACCAGTCTGAGAAGGGAAAGGAGCAAACACACTGCTTTTTCCTCACCTCCAGGTGTGTCTTTGCTATGGAAGCTTCAGGAAAGGTCATGACTTAGAGTAGCACTTCCACTTGGAGAAAATAGTGAGGAGATGAGATTATACTACAATACTAAAGGGGGTCTGTTTCTTAGGGGTAGGCAAGCATTATTTCCAGCCCTTTCCGCTTTAGGGATAACAATATCTACCAAAGAAGAGGATCATGTTGCTTGGATTGTGTTTGATCAAGAAAAGGAATGGGTGGTCAGCCCTAAACTCTTCAAACTCAGAAGAGTGTTGGATGTCTTCTGTGTCATCTGCTGACCCAGCCTCCTCAGTGCCCTCTTCAGTGACTTCCAGGTATGCCTCATGGATGGCCTCAGATATCCTGAGGCTCTCTGCTGAAGAGATGCCAGAGAGATTGGCCGAGGGGCTGAACAGGTCGGTCATACCCAAGGACGTTAAGACAGATGTGAGGTTATATTTTTCCCCAATCTTCATGCGTGGGAGATACACTTTCACTCTCTTCTTTTCCATCACCTTGGAACTGGTCCACTCTGTAAGTTTTTCAAAGCTGATTTTGTTCTCAAGCTGCAAAGAGAAGCAGGGAATTAAATGCCTGGGATGCAAATCCAACTTCTTCATACCATTCATTTCTATCAAGGCTATGATAAAAGTAAAACCCCCACCAGAATGGTTCCTGAAGCGCTTCCTATTGGCATCCTTCTTGCAGTTTATTAATTGCCTCTCTAGTACTGCCTGTCACTGTCCTTTTATTCAGTTCTTTACCAACTTGATACATCCCCTTTTGTCCAACTAATCTTGTGTCTCATGAGGTACAACCCAACAGTTTCACAGCCTAGTAAATTAGTCAGCTTGCAAAAGAGATTGCAAAAAAAGGACATGAAAATTTACCTACAGTTTATAGTAACTAACAAATGCAAACTCTTCTACATATTTAAAAActctataatttaaaaaaattgctgaaaTAAGAGTAATTGTTCATATAATGTAGACTGCATTAACTTTTCACTTACTTGAGTACAGATAGATAGTTTTGTAACACTGCCCATATACCCATCCtcttctgcagggctgcagcagccctACTCTGCTTTACCTTCATCTTATAAAACTGAGTTCAGGACTCTCCTAAGAGGCTCTGCCTGAGCACCTGGAAGCACCTGGGCAGATTTTgtgctcctctgcctgcccagcacagccatggTGTGGGCAGCTGGGATGGCAATGGTCAGGAAAAGGTCTGACAGCAGCCAAGCTCCACTGAAGTCATAAATCTTCTGCTTGCCCTGCCAGGGCCATACCTGCTCCAGGCCAGAGATGTCATCAGGCAGCAGCACCAACAGGCTCAGCTCTCCACTGGCATATGGAAGCTCCAGGATCTTAATTTTCTCTTCAGCCACTCTTGCCACTTTGAAGGTGCCGTTCTGACACATCACTTGCACGGGTCTGCTCTCTTGCTGCAAAATCAGAAATGTGAGATGATGTGATGTGGGAGCAATTCTTTCCTTTGGTCAGACAAATGTACAAGGCCTGTGAAAGGACAGGACTCAATCTTCAATCACGCTGCCTTTGGAGAAGAGGTGTGACTCCATTTTTGTCTCATCTGCTGGTGTGCTCTGTCAGACACAGCTTTTGTAACTCTGACAGCGAGGGACCCCGGTAAATCACCTAGCCGATGACAACAGAATTGTAAATACCACAAATACACAGCTGGCCAGAaagtgtgtctgtgccctcctACCTCTGTCACATTGAAGTGCACTTCTCGAGTGTCTTCCTCCATAAATGCAGTTTTCCATATCCCTTTGAAGTAAATGGCATTCACAAGGACCAGCGCAGTGTGGAGATTAACAGAGCTTGGTTCAAGGAAATCCTGGATCTGTCCTGTAAGAGAGAAGCAGGACACAGAGTGGTAAGTTTCATAGCAGTAATCTTGTATTTTAGAAGTCAATCAGTATACTGCTCCTTCACttgatttttccttctccaaaagTCTGCACATGGAATTAAGGTTCATGAGGATGATTTAATAATACATGGAAAGACTGGCATCTGGCCAGACATTTCTGCAAGAGGACAGGTAGGTTCAAGAGTTTTATAGATCCCCAGGAATATTTCTAAGCAGTgcttggaaaacaaaaagatttATACAGATaagaaggaaagggagagggaagcaccaacacagattttctctttctcactGTGTTTCTTTCTCACAATTCACTCTAGGttcccccccacacacacacctcaACACAATAAATACACACAAGATTCTGAAACATTTATTTCCCACCATCAGCTTAGAGTGCATTACTTTCTCCCCTGGAAGTCCACTTCTTATCCTCCAGCACATCCTTGTAAATTATGCCAATATTCTAGAGAAGCTGGGACTAACCTTGCACGAGTTAAGCTCTCCAGACACAAAAAGTGTGCATATAAAGTGTGCATATTAAGTGTGCATATTAAGTGTGCATATTGTGGCACCTCTGCCCTTGCCAGATGGATTTAAAGCACTCTGTCACTGCCACACAGGTGCAATAGAGTTATACCTTTCCACAGAGAATATCCACTAATGGGGACAGGAGGACGAAATTTCTCCACTAATCTTTAGTCTTCTCAGAGATTGCTAAAATACAGTTGTCAGAGGGAAGTATATTTCATAGTCTTGTCTGACTTACCATTTGTCTGATTTTTCACCCAGGAATTAATGCGCTGTCTGGCTTGATTAGATGCTGTTTTGAAGTTGACCATTTCTAGACCAGATTTGTACAGTTTCTTCACACATTTTAAGTAGATCTGTAAAGACACCAATTGTAGCCACCaaactattaattttttaaaaacagtatgaaagtgaaataaaatatgGCTAATATGATTTTTATAGTGATGTCATGGTTAAGGCATTCTCATTGCTTATTTCCTGAATGAATTTGCAAAAACTGAGCCAGAAAAATTATTGTGTTTTATGACAATTTCAGAACTGACATCTTTACTACGTGACCAGCTAAGA
This genomic interval from Aphelocoma coerulescens isolate FSJ_1873_10779 chromosome 2, UR_Acoe_1.0, whole genome shotgun sequence contains the following:
- the LOC138106908 gene encoding ovalbumin-related protein X-like, translated to MGSISAANAEFCFDVFKEVKFHHPNDNIFYCPLSMIAALAMVYLGARNNTEYQMEKVLHFDKIAGLGSMQTKCGKSVNIHLLFKEILSDITAPKANYSLHIANRLYAEKTSQILPIYLKCVKKLYKSGLEMVNFKTASNQARQRINSWVKNQTNGQIQDFLEPSSVNLHTALVLVNAIYFKGIWKTAFMEEDTREVHFNVTEQESRPVQVMCQNGTFKVARVAEEKIKILELPYASGELSLLVLLPDDISGLEQLENKISFEKLTEWTSSKVMEKKRVKVYLPRMKIGEKYNLTSVLTSLGMTDLFSPSANLSGISSAESLRISEAIHEAYLEVTEEGTEEAGSADDTEDIQHSSEFEEFRADHPFLFLIKHNPSNMILFFGRYCYP